The following proteins are co-located in the bacterium genome:
- a CDS encoding TetR family transcriptional regulator, which translates to MATRTLTREEAKSITRRRLLEASATVLAETGYGGLSASAVARAAGVAQPTFYVHFRDKDDLLRTLGEEQMGLLRTRLRAARQAVLAGQGVEAVKETFRVPLRTWVEHPVLLRLYLQELHQPASPLGELARVLRADIRRDLVDDLVQLGLPASTPAERERVEMIAEGMIAQTEALATAYVDGRWTDFDAVVDVLTQYAVGVLPLAHDAATAKS; encoded by the coding sequence ATGGCGACGCGGACGCTGACCCGGGAGGAGGCCAAGTCGATCACCCGGCGCCGTCTCCTCGAGGCCTCGGCGACGGTGCTGGCCGAGACCGGCTACGGCGGTCTCTCGGCGAGCGCGGTGGCGCGGGCGGCGGGGGTCGCGCAGCCGACCTTCTACGTCCACTTCCGCGACAAGGACGACCTCCTGCGGACGCTCGGCGAGGAGCAGATGGGGCTCCTGCGCACGCGGCTGCGGGCTGCGCGGCAGGCCGTGCTCGCCGGGCAGGGGGTCGAGGCGGTGAAGGAGACGTTCCGCGTCCCGCTGCGCACCTGGGTCGAGCATCCGGTGCTGCTCCGCCTCTATCTCCAGGAGCTGCACCAGCCGGCCTCGCCGCTCGGCGAGCTGGCACGGGTGCTGCGCGCCGACATCCGGCGTGACCTGGTCGACGACCTCGTGCAGCTCGGGCTGCCGGCGTCCACGCCGGCGGAGCGCGAGCGCGTCGAGATGATCGCCGAGGGGATGATCGCGCAGACGGAGGCGCTGGCGACGGCCTACGTCGACGGCCGCTGGACCGACTTCGACGCCGTCGTCGACGTGCTGACGCAGTACGCCGTCGGCGTGCTGCCGCTCGCGCACGACGCCGCCACGGCGAAGTCCTGA
- a CDS encoding DUF427 domain-containing protein: MSHPKQECVWDYPCPPRIECVRRHVQVVYNGEVIADSQRALRVLTISHPPNYYFPRGDVRLECLRPSAYASACSWKGIARYFDVVVCGRQTMQGAWTFPAPEPGYELLAGHYAFFPSRMDACFVDGQRVVAQPGDAHGGWVTPDVLGPFGPAGR; encoded by the coding sequence ATGTCGCACCCGAAGCAGGAGTGCGTGTGGGATTACCCGTGCCCGCCGCGCATCGAATGCGTCCGCCGCCACGTGCAGGTGGTCTACAACGGCGAGGTCATCGCCGACTCGCAGCGCGCGCTCCGCGTGCTGACGATCAGCCACCCGCCCAACTACTACTTCCCGCGCGGCGACGTCCGCCTCGAGTGCCTGCGCCCGAGCGCCTACGCGAGCGCCTGCTCGTGGAAGGGCATCGCGCGCTACTTCGACGTCGTCGTCTGCGGTCGCCAGACGATGCAGGGCGCCTGGACCTTCCCGGCTCCCGAGCCCGGCTACGAGCTGCTCGCCGGCCACTATGCGTTCTTCCCGAGCCGCATGGACGCGTGCTTCGTCGACGGCCAGCGCGTCGTCGCACAGCCGGGCGACGCGCACGGCGGCTGGGTGACGCCGGACGTGCTCGGCCCCTTCGGGCCTGCCGGCCGGTGA
- a CDS encoding LysM peptidoglycan-binding domain-containing protein codes for MPHTKSLLAVVVALGLGATAAFAAPAVELADGGATIVYRAQAGDTASAIAAALGVAPDQIGRFLGDNGVKDAGRIPLGFPFRVPNPATARATAAEARAAAAEAERGTLAQRLRAAERALVVAREGVTFVEADRARLAALETRWSVALWALVVGGLLLAGSLAVTVAALGRERRASAWARSLALDLDDKRRAALAERQQSARRIVELEDRLRHPDLRGSTRVVLDESA; via the coding sequence ATGCCACACACGAAGAGCCTTCTGGCCGTCGTCGTGGCCCTCGGGCTGGGCGCGACGGCCGCGTTCGCGGCGCCGGCGGTCGAGCTGGCGGACGGCGGTGCGACCATCGTCTACCGCGCGCAGGCGGGCGACACGGCGAGCGCCATCGCCGCCGCGCTCGGCGTCGCACCCGACCAGATCGGCCGTTTCCTCGGCGACAACGGCGTGAAGGACGCGGGACGCATCCCGCTCGGTTTCCCGTTCCGCGTGCCGAACCCGGCGACGGCACGGGCGACCGCGGCCGAGGCGCGTGCGGCCGCGGCGGAGGCGGAGCGGGGCACGCTCGCGCAGCGCCTGCGGGCGGCCGAGCGGGCGCTCGTCGTCGCTCGCGAGGGGGTGACGTTCGTGGAGGCGGATCGGGCCCGGCTCGCGGCGCTCGAGACGCGCTGGAGCGTGGCGCTGTGGGCGCTCGTCGTCGGCGGCCTCCTGCTGGCGGGCTCGCTCGCCGTCACCGTCGCCGCGCTGGGGCGCGAGCGCCGTGCGTCGGCATGGGCGCGGTCGCTGGCGCTCGATCTCGACGACAAGCGCCGGGCCGCGCTTGCCGAGCGCCAGCAGAGCGCGCGGCGCATCGTCGAGCTCGAGGATCGGCTGCGGCATCCCGACCTGCGCGGCTCGACCCGCGTCGTCCTCGACGAGAGCGCCTGA
- a CDS encoding ferredoxin--NADP reductase, with the protein MRRDVDATDPSLRALLLHVEQRRARARQRLAGVAPAPAATTDARRPAAADGAAGREGAGSGAAVLRLERPTPDLLRVVLARPPGFTYRAGQSVRLVLGGVRRRYTLVSAPHERDLELFVELVPGGPMSERWRALRPGDAVGLAGAAKDGLALAPDARRHLMLATVTGVNPFVSLLRDAVERGRRDLGCVLVHGASYADELGYADELAALAAARPDLLVYLPTISRPGEARNAGWTGAQGRAEAHLDAAVARHGLAPATTAAYACGHPAMIDGVQGRLGELGFTVQVERYA; encoded by the coding sequence ATGCGCCGCGACGTCGATGCGACGGATCCGTCGCTGCGTGCGCTCCTGCTCCACGTCGAGCAACGGCGCGCGCGGGCACGGCAGCGCCTCGCCGGCGTGGCCCCGGCGCCTGCCGCGACGACCGACGCGCGACGACCCGCGGCGGCCGACGGCGCCGCAGGCCGCGAGGGAGCGGGCAGCGGCGCCGCCGTCCTGCGCCTCGAGCGGCCGACGCCGGACCTCCTGCGCGTCGTCCTCGCCCGCCCGCCGGGCTTCACGTACCGCGCCGGCCAGTCGGTGCGACTCGTGCTGGGCGGCGTGCGCCGGCGCTACACACTCGTGTCCGCGCCGCACGAGCGCGACCTCGAGCTCTTCGTCGAGCTGGTGCCGGGCGGTCCGATGTCGGAGCGCTGGCGGGCGCTGCGCCCCGGCGACGCCGTCGGCCTCGCGGGCGCGGCGAAGGACGGCCTCGCCCTCGCCCCGGACGCGCGCCGCCACCTGATGCTCGCCACCGTCACCGGCGTGAATCCGTTCGTCAGCCTGCTGCGCGACGCCGTAGAGCGCGGCCGGCGCGATCTCGGCTGCGTGCTCGTGCACGGCGCCAGCTACGCCGACGAGCTCGGGTACGCCGACGAGCTGGCGGCGCTCGCGGCGGCGCGGCCGGACCTCCTCGTCTACCTGCCGACGATCAGCCGCCCCGGCGAGGCACGCAACGCCGGCTGGACCGGGGCGCAGGGCCGCGCCGAGGCGCACCTCGACGCCGCCGTCGCCCGGCACGGCCTGGCGCCGGCGACGACCGCCGCCTACGCCTGCGGCCATCCCGCCATGATCGACGGCGTGCAGGGACGCCTCGGCGAGCTCGGCTTCACGGTACAGGTCGAGCGCTACGCCTGA
- a CDS encoding ABC-F family ATP-binding cassette domain-containing protein has product MALLLGCQNVTKAYGAAPLFADVSFGVHDGDRIGLVGPNGAGKSTLLRLLAGLETPDAGTIALRRQARLAFVPQHPTFPDDRPILAIVDDALAGDGLDPTARAVRVRATLTRCGFADPDATPGPLSGGWRKRLAIACALVAEPDLLLMDEPTNHLDLEGILWLEELLEGLAAAQLVVSHDRWFLEHTARRVLDLDPVHPGGFFETRGRYSDFLERKDAALHEQARWQATLANRVRRETEWLRRGPKARTTKAQSRIDEAGRLADELAAVQARQTRRTTALDFTATERRTKRLLVVEHAAKAFGARRVLDDVNLVLGPGTRLGLLGANGSGKSTLIRLLTGALEPDAGRIERIPGLRIATLDQHRTALDPTVPLRRALAPEGDQVVFGGRPIHVAGWAQRFLFRPEQLPMAVGRLSGGEQARVLLAALMLQPADVLVLDEPTNDLDIPTLEVLEESLLEFPGAVVLVTHDRFLFERVTTTVLALDGSGAAVPFADYAQWEAQRRARPAAAKSKAAAPLPAPPRPAAKRLTWAEQREWDGMEAAILAAETHLASCQAALDDPAVASSADELAARCAALHGAQEAIDRLYTRWSELEAKRG; this is encoded by the coding sequence ATGGCCCTCCTGCTCGGCTGTCAGAACGTCACCAAGGCCTACGGCGCCGCGCCGCTCTTCGCCGACGTGTCGTTCGGCGTCCACGACGGCGACCGCATCGGGCTCGTCGGCCCGAACGGCGCCGGCAAGTCGACGCTGCTGCGCCTGCTCGCGGGTCTCGAGACGCCGGACGCGGGCACGATCGCGCTCCGCCGTCAGGCGCGGCTCGCCTTCGTGCCGCAGCACCCGACCTTCCCCGACGATCGCCCGATCCTGGCGATCGTCGACGACGCGCTCGCCGGCGACGGGCTCGACCCGACGGCGCGCGCCGTGCGCGTCCGCGCCACCCTCACCCGCTGCGGCTTCGCCGATCCCGACGCGACCCCGGGTCCGCTGTCGGGCGGCTGGCGCAAGCGGCTCGCGATCGCGTGCGCGCTCGTCGCCGAGCCCGACCTCCTGCTCATGGACGAGCCGACGAACCACCTCGATCTCGAGGGCATCCTCTGGCTCGAGGAGCTGCTGGAGGGCCTCGCCGCCGCGCAGCTCGTCGTCAGCCACGACCGCTGGTTCCTCGAGCACACCGCGCGGCGCGTCCTCGACCTCGACCCGGTGCATCCGGGCGGCTTCTTCGAGACCCGCGGCCGCTACAGCGACTTCCTCGAGCGCAAGGACGCCGCCCTGCACGAGCAGGCGCGCTGGCAGGCGACGCTCGCGAACCGCGTGCGCCGCGAGACCGAGTGGCTGCGCCGCGGTCCGAAGGCGCGCACCACGAAGGCGCAGTCGCGCATCGACGAGGCCGGACGGCTGGCGGACGAGCTGGCCGCGGTGCAGGCACGGCAGACCCGGCGTACGACCGCGCTCGACTTCACGGCCACCGAGCGACGCACGAAGCGGCTCCTCGTCGTCGAGCACGCCGCCAAGGCGTTCGGCGCACGCCGCGTGCTCGACGACGTGAATCTCGTCCTCGGCCCCGGCACCCGGCTCGGCCTCCTCGGCGCGAACGGCAGCGGCAAGTCGACGCTCATCCGGCTCCTCACCGGCGCGCTCGAGCCCGACGCCGGCCGCATCGAGCGCATCCCCGGGCTGCGCATCGCCACCCTCGACCAGCACCGCACCGCGCTCGACCCGACCGTGCCGCTGCGCCGCGCGCTCGCCCCCGAGGGCGACCAGGTGGTCTTCGGCGGGCGGCCGATCCACGTCGCCGGCTGGGCGCAGCGCTTCCTCTTCCGCCCCGAGCAACTGCCCATGGCGGTCGGCCGGCTCTCCGGCGGCGAGCAGGCGCGCGTGCTGCTCGCGGCGCTGATGCTCCAGCCCGCCGACGTGCTCGTGCTCGACGAGCCGACCAACGACCTCGACATCCCGACCCTCGAGGTGCTCGAGGAGAGCCTGCTCGAGTTCCCCGGCGCGGTCGTGCTGGTCACGCACGACCGCTTCCTCTTCGAGCGCGTGACCACGACGGTGCTCGCACTCGACGGCAGCGGCGCGGCGGTGCCGTTCGCCGACTACGCGCAGTGGGAGGCGCAGCGCCGTGCCCGGCCGGCGGCGGCGAAGTCGAAGGCCGCCGCCCCTCTGCCCGCACCGCCGAGGCCGGCGGCGAAGCGCCTCACCTGGGCCGAGCAACGCGAGTGGGACGGGATGGAGGCCGCCATCCTCGCCGCCGAGACGCACCTCGCGTCCTGCCAGGCGGCGCTCGACGATCCCGCCGTCGCCAGCAGCGCCGACGAGCTCGCCGCACGCTGCGCGGCGCTGCACGGCGCGCAGGAGGCGATCGATCGGCTCTACACGCGCTGGAGCGAGCTCGAAGCCAAGCGCGGCTGA
- a CDS encoding NAD(P)/FAD-dependent oxidoreductase, translating to MQDFPIVIVGTGFSGIAMGVLLRRAGIESFTILEKADDVGGTWRDNHYPGAACDVPSHLYCFSFEPRPQWSRAFSPQAEIHAYLRHCVEKYDLRRHIRFGCAVSGAEFDAAAGTWTVRIEGQAPLVARALVLGNGALCEPAMPDIPGLATFTGPCFHSARWDHDVDLAGKRVAVIGTGASAIQFVPQLAPRVGHLDLFQRTPPWVLPKPDRRMRRFEQRLFRRLPFVNRLHRAWIYWTMEARALGFVVNPKLMTLLQRLAHRYLARAVPDPVLREKVTPRYAMGCKRILLSNDYYPALGRENVDVVTEGIAAVTPAGVRTRDGVLHPADAIVCGTGFMVGDFLTRLHVVGRGGRTLHDAMAARDGHYLGIAVHGFPNLFMLMGPNTGLGHNSMIFMIEAQARYALQAIQALRRRRLRFVDVLPARQRAFTDALQAKLRRSIWASGCQSWYLDADGYNTTTWPGFTWQYWWQTRRLALSDYECVPEGTPAHEPVATPLPAPAT from the coding sequence ATGCAGGACTTCCCCATCGTCATCGTCGGCACCGGCTTCTCGGGCATCGCCATGGGCGTGCTGCTGCGCCGGGCCGGGATCGAATCGTTCACCATCCTCGAGAAGGCGGACGACGTCGGCGGCACCTGGCGCGACAACCACTATCCCGGCGCGGCCTGCGACGTGCCTTCGCACCTCTACTGCTTCTCCTTCGAGCCGCGCCCGCAGTGGTCGCGCGCCTTCTCGCCGCAGGCCGAGATTCACGCCTACCTCCGTCACTGCGTCGAGAAGTACGACCTCCGCCGCCACATCCGCTTCGGCTGCGCCGTCAGCGGAGCCGAGTTCGACGCCGCGGCCGGCACCTGGACGGTGCGCATCGAAGGCCAGGCGCCGCTGGTGGCGCGTGCCCTCGTCCTCGGCAACGGCGCGCTCTGCGAGCCGGCGATGCCCGACATCCCCGGCCTCGCGACCTTCACCGGCCCCTGCTTCCACTCCGCGCGCTGGGACCACGACGTCGACCTCGCCGGCAAGCGCGTCGCCGTCATCGGCACCGGAGCCAGCGCCATCCAGTTCGTGCCGCAGCTGGCGCCGCGGGTCGGCCATCTGGACCTCTTCCAGCGCACGCCGCCCTGGGTGCTGCCGAAGCCCGACCGCCGCATGCGGCGCTTCGAGCAGCGCCTCTTCCGCCGGCTGCCGTTCGTGAACCGGCTGCACCGCGCGTGGATCTACTGGACCATGGAGGCGCGCGCGCTCGGCTTCGTCGTCAACCCGAAGCTGATGACGCTGCTCCAGCGCCTCGCGCACCGCTACCTCGCCCGCGCCGTCCCCGATCCCGTCCTGCGCGAGAAGGTGACGCCGCGCTACGCCATGGGCTGCAAGCGCATCCTGCTCTCGAACGACTACTACCCCGCGCTCGGGCGCGAGAACGTCGACGTCGTCACCGAGGGCATCGCCGCGGTGACGCCCGCGGGCGTCCGCACGCGCGACGGCGTGCTGCACCCGGCCGACGCCATCGTCTGCGGCACCGGCTTCATGGTCGGCGACTTCCTCACCCGCCTCCACGTCGTCGGCCGCGGCGGCCGCACCCTGCACGACGCCATGGCGGCGCGCGACGGCCACTACCTCGGCATCGCCGTCCACGGCTTCCCGAACCTCTTCATGCTGATGGGCCCGAACACCGGCCTCGGCCACAACTCGATGATCTTCATGATCGAGGCGCAGGCGCGCTATGCGCTCCAGGCCATCCAGGCCCTGCGCCGCCGGCGCCTGCGCTTCGTCGACGTGCTCCCGGCGCGGCAGCGCGCCTTCACCGACGCCCTCCAGGCGAAGCTGCGCCGCTCGATCTGGGCGAGCGGCTGCCAGAGCTGGTACCTGGACGCCGACGGCTACAACACCACGACGTGGCCGGGCTTCACCTGGCAGTACTGGTGGCAGACCCGCCGGCTCGCGCTCTCCGACTACGAGTGCGTGCCCGAGGGCACGCCGGCCCACGAGCCGGTCGCGACGCCCCTGCCCGCTCCGGCCACCTGA
- a CDS encoding acetate--CoA ligase family protein, whose amino-acid sequence MAAPSSRTLSEHASAALLAAYDVPVARAQLVADADAAVHAAAGLGFPVVVKLCGDAIAHKTERNLVRLGCGEAGAVRAAATELLGQARPDDGPVALLVAEQVRGRRELIAGLVRDPQFGPCVVLGLGGIFTEALGDVVFAAAPLAPAEARRMIDGLRTRRLLGAFRGEPAVDRDALAAILVGLGRLGVERPEVESVDVNPLIVRDGTPVAVDALVVLGDAAAPAPMPAARDAATLRARFAPLFHPRGVVVAGVSGHPGKFGFVAFHNILRFGYRGALFGVNREGATVLGHQTLRDVAAVPDGAADLVFVCTPTAANPGLLRACAARGVRAAFVASGGYGEAGDEGRALEAELVRTADACGILLAGPNGQGLVSTADHLCAQIVAPYPPPGRISVASQSGNLVSGFLNYAVASGIGVSKAISCGNSAQTTIADYLEYFAVDPDTAVALAYLEGMADGRPFLAAARRLVAEKPLVLVKGGAAAEGQKAAASHTGSLATDDRVFDGVCRQLGVLRAPTVEHAFEWAATFATQPLPRGRRVVVFTTAGGWGVLTADALAAAGLALTPLPADLKTTIDGMVPARWSRQNPIDLAGGETRDTIPQVLDLVCAHPDVDAVVFLGLGIQANQAHVFRSGAFHPDHGLDRIVEFHERQDRRYAEAATQASERHGKPVLVATELVHTDRHYGNAGPVGVRESGRLCYPSGHRAVAALRALVEYAELRSARS is encoded by the coding sequence ATGGCCGCCCCGTCGTCGCGCACCCTCTCCGAGCACGCCTCCGCCGCTCTCCTGGCCGCGTACGACGTGCCGGTGGCACGCGCCCAGCTGGTCGCCGACGCCGACGCGGCGGTGCACGCCGCCGCCGGGCTCGGCTTCCCCGTGGTCGTGAAGCTCTGCGGCGACGCCATCGCGCACAAGACCGAGCGCAACCTCGTGCGCCTCGGCTGCGGCGAGGCGGGCGCCGTCCGCGCCGCGGCGACGGAGCTCCTCGGCCAGGCGCGGCCCGACGACGGTCCCGTCGCCCTCCTCGTCGCCGAGCAGGTGCGCGGGCGGCGTGAGCTGATCGCCGGCCTCGTGCGCGATCCGCAGTTCGGCCCGTGCGTCGTGCTCGGGCTCGGCGGCATCTTCACCGAGGCCCTCGGCGACGTCGTCTTCGCCGCCGCGCCGCTGGCGCCGGCCGAGGCGCGGCGCATGATCGACGGGCTGCGCACGCGGCGCCTGCTCGGCGCGTTCCGCGGCGAGCCGGCCGTCGATCGCGACGCGCTGGCGGCGATCCTCGTCGGCCTCGGGCGCCTCGGGGTCGAGCGGCCCGAGGTCGAGAGCGTCGACGTGAACCCGCTCATCGTGCGCGACGGCACGCCGGTCGCCGTCGACGCGCTGGTCGTGCTGGGCGACGCCGCCGCGCCCGCCCCGATGCCCGCCGCGCGCGACGCCGCGACGCTGCGCGCGCGCTTCGCCCCGCTCTTCCATCCGCGCGGCGTCGTGGTCGCCGGCGTGTCGGGGCACCCGGGCAAGTTCGGCTTCGTCGCCTTCCACAACATCCTGCGCTTCGGCTACCGCGGCGCGCTCTTCGGCGTGAACCGCGAGGGCGCGACGGTGCTCGGGCACCAGACGCTGCGCGACGTCGCCGCGGTGCCGGACGGCGCCGCCGACCTCGTCTTCGTCTGTACGCCGACGGCCGCGAACCCGGGGCTGCTGCGCGCCTGCGCCGCGCGCGGCGTCCGGGCAGCGTTCGTCGCCAGCGGCGGCTACGGCGAGGCGGGCGACGAGGGCCGCGCGCTCGAGGCCGAGCTGGTCCGCACCGCCGACGCGTGCGGCATCCTGCTCGCGGGCCCGAACGGCCAGGGCCTCGTCTCGACGGCCGATCATCTCTGCGCGCAGATCGTCGCGCCCTATCCGCCGCCGGGCCGCATCTCGGTCGCGAGCCAGAGCGGCAATCTGGTCTCGGGCTTCCTCAACTACGCCGTCGCGAGCGGCATCGGCGTCTCGAAGGCGATCTCGTGCGGCAACTCGGCGCAGACGACGATCGCCGACTACCTCGAGTACTTCGCCGTCGATCCGGACACCGCGGTCGCGCTCGCCTACCTCGAAGGCATGGCCGACGGCCGCCCGTTCCTCGCCGCCGCGCGCCGCCTGGTCGCCGAGAAGCCGCTCGTCTTGGTGAAGGGCGGCGCCGCCGCCGAGGGGCAGAAGGCGGCCGCGAGCCACACCGGCTCGCTCGCCACCGACGACCGCGTCTTCGACGGCGTCTGCCGCCAGCTCGGCGTCCTGCGCGCGCCGACCGTCGAGCACGCCTTCGAGTGGGCGGCGACGTTCGCTACCCAGCCGCTGCCGCGCGGCCGCCGCGTCGTCGTCTTCACGACCGCGGGCGGCTGGGGCGTGCTCACCGCCGACGCGCTCGCCGCCGCCGGCCTCGCGCTGACGCCGCTGCCCGCCGATCTCAAGACCACGATCGACGGCATGGTGCCGGCGCGCTGGAGCCGGCAGAACCCGATCGACCTCGCGGGCGGCGAGACCCGCGACACCATCCCGCAGGTGCTCGATCTGGTCTGCGCACATCCCGACGTCGACGCCGTCGTCTTCCTCGGCCTCGGCATCCAGGCGAACCAGGCGCACGTCTTCCGCAGCGGCGCGTTCCATCCGGACCACGGCCTCGACCGCATCGTGGAGTTCCACGAGCGCCAGGACCGCCGCTACGCCGAAGCCGCGACGCAGGCGTCGGAGCGGCACGGAAAGCCGGTGCTGGTCGCGACCGAGCTGGTGCACACCGATCGGCATTACGGCAACGCCGGTCCGGTCGGCGTGCGCGAGAGCGGCCGCCTCTGCTACCCGAGCGGCCATCGCGCCGTCGCGGCGCTGCGCGCCCTGGTCGAGTATGCCGAGCTCCGATCCGCCCGATCCTGA
- a CDS encoding OB-fold domain-containing protein encodes MSDVFARPLPKLQGLTAEFYAFTKRRELRFQRCTACGVWRHVPRLWCAACGSEAWEWARSAGEGAVYAWSVTHKPMHPGFLDLPYATVVVELAEGPRLLTWVRDVAPADLRIGLPVRVDFEDASDAVTLPIFRPR; translated from the coding sequence ATGAGCGACGTCTTCGCGCGGCCGCTGCCGAAGCTCCAGGGGCTGACGGCCGAGTTCTACGCCTTCACGAAGCGGCGCGAGCTGCGCTTCCAGCGTTGCACCGCGTGCGGCGTCTGGCGGCACGTGCCGCGCCTGTGGTGCGCGGCGTGCGGCAGCGAGGCGTGGGAGTGGGCGCGCTCGGCGGGGGAGGGCGCGGTCTACGCGTGGTCCGTCACCCACAAGCCGATGCACCCGGGCTTCCTCGACCTGCCGTACGCGACCGTCGTCGTGGAGCTGGCCGAGGGGCCGCGGCTCCTCACCTGGGTGCGCGACGTGGCGCCGGCCGACCTGCGCATCGGCCTGCCCGTGCGCGTCGACTTCGAGGACGCGAGCGACGCGGTGACGCTGCCTATCTTCCGCCCGCGCTGA
- a CDS encoding transporter has product MLSLRDQAALVGIGETAYCRAPGSGKSELGLMLEAARAALADAGLAPGDVDGVVTPIWGASAEDFAVNFGVRDLRWAVQVNMGGASPVVGLQNAAMAVAFGIASHVLVTFGWNGFSGRRVRGDFSALEDELARFEASIGVPVRDFYLPYGSASPAQWYTLMAQRHMQTYGTPREALGAVAVACRAHAQLNPRAVMRGRPMTMDDYLASPWICEPYKLLDCCLETDGAAAVIVTTTERAKRLRQPPVAISGVAEGHPWPADDIVNRPDLLTIGLTHAAPRAYAMAGLGPEDADFAQVYDCFTFEVLHQLEEAGFCARGESPRFVADGNVALGGRCPINTHGGLLSQAHVGGMNHVVEAVRQLRGQAGAAQVDGARVGIVTGWGDFGDGGLAVLRSLA; this is encoded by the coding sequence GTGCTCTCGCTCCGCGACCAGGCCGCGCTCGTCGGCATCGGCGAGACCGCCTACTGTCGCGCGCCGGGGTCGGGGAAGAGCGAGCTCGGCCTCATGCTCGAGGCGGCGCGCGCGGCGCTGGCCGACGCGGGCCTCGCGCCGGGCGACGTCGACGGCGTGGTGACGCCGATCTGGGGCGCGTCGGCGGAGGACTTCGCGGTCAACTTCGGCGTCCGCGACCTGCGCTGGGCGGTGCAGGTGAACATGGGCGGCGCGAGCCCGGTCGTCGGGCTCCAGAACGCGGCCATGGCGGTGGCGTTCGGGATCGCGTCGCACGTGCTCGTGACGTTCGGCTGGAACGGCTTCTCGGGTCGCCGCGTGCGCGGCGACTTCAGCGCGCTGGAGGACGAGCTGGCGCGCTTCGAGGCGTCGATCGGCGTCCCGGTGCGCGACTTCTACCTTCCGTACGGCTCGGCGTCGCCGGCGCAGTGGTACACGCTGATGGCGCAGCGGCACATGCAGACCTACGGCACGCCGCGCGAGGCGCTCGGCGCCGTCGCCGTCGCCTGCCGCGCGCACGCGCAGCTGAATCCGCGCGCGGTCATGCGCGGGCGGCCGATGACGATGGACGACTACCTCGCGTCGCCGTGGATCTGCGAGCCCTACAAGCTGCTCGACTGCTGCCTCGAGACCGACGGCGCGGCGGCGGTGATCGTCACCACCACCGAGCGCGCGAAGCGGCTGCGCCAGCCGCCGGTCGCGATCAGCGGCGTCGCCGAGGGCCATCCGTGGCCCGCCGACGACATCGTGAACCGGCCCGATCTCCTGACCATCGGTCTCACGCACGCGGCGCCGCGCGCCTACGCGATGGCGGGCCTCGGCCCCGAGGACGCCGACTTCGCGCAGGTGTACGACTGCTTCACCTTCGAGGTGCTGCACCAGCTCGAGGAGGCCGGCTTCTGCGCGCGCGGCGAGAGCCCGCGCTTCGTCGCCGACGGCAACGTCGCGCTCGGCGGCCGCTGCCCGATCAACACGCACGGCGGGCTGCTCTCGCAGGCGCACGTCGGCGGCATGAACCACGTCGTGGAGGCGGTGCGCCAGCTGCGCGGCCAGGCCGGCGCGGCGCAGGTCGACGGCGCGCGCGTCGGCATCGTCACCGGCTGGGGCGACTTCGGCGACGGCGGCCTCGCGGTGCTGCGGAGCCTCGCATGA
- a CDS encoding helix-turn-helix transcriptional regulator, translating to MADPSPSVHAIATALGTSVRTLQRRLAEQGCSVESLLATRRRVAALRLLGDTDAKVVDIAFDLGYSDHAHFTRAFRRWTGQSPIAYRRARLLPGRQNAKPSAL from the coding sequence GTGGCAGACCCGTCGCCGAGCGTGCACGCGATCGCCACGGCGCTCGGCACGAGCGTCCGGACGCTCCAGCGCCGCCTCGCCGAGCAGGGATGCAGCGTCGAGAGCCTGCTCGCGACCCGCCGCCGTGTCGCGGCGCTCCGCCTGCTCGGCGACACCGACGCCAAGGTCGTCGACATCGCCTTCGACCTCGGCTACTCGGACCACGCGCACTTCACGCGCGCGTTCCGCCGCTGGACCGGACAGTCGCCGATCGCGTATCGCCGCGCCCGCCTCCTGCCCGGCCGTCAGAACGCGAAGCCGAGCGCGCTGTAG
- a CDS encoding tetratricopeptide repeat protein: protein MDEAERRFRAALELAPSYVEAMSNLGGVAAVRGDAAGAEAWYERAIAVDPSYPHVHRRLADLFYDRHDWARALAYYRRVLAALPTPFEVLVQAGNAARFLGDDAAARDYYAAAGRVRADSWIPPYNLACLAALAGDAGGALALLGEAADLGLAAPPLLDDNDDFASLRATPEWTQLAARVQTAAIVRPRRS, encoded by the coding sequence TTGGACGAGGCCGAGCGGCGCTTCCGCGCGGCGCTGGAGCTGGCGCCGTCCTACGTCGAGGCGATGAGCAACCTCGGCGGCGTGGCCGCGGTACGCGGCGACGCCGCGGGCGCCGAGGCCTGGTACGAGCGCGCGATCGCCGTCGATCCGAGCTACCCGCACGTGCACCGGCGGCTCGCCGACCTGTTCTACGACCGCCATGACTGGGCGCGCGCGCTCGCGTACTACCGCCGGGTGCTGGCAGCGCTGCCGACGCCTTTCGAGGTGCTCGTCCAGGCGGGCAACGCGGCGCGCTTCCTCGGCGACGACGCTGCGGCGCGGGACTACTATGCGGCGGCGGGACGCGTGCGCGCCGACTCGTGGATCCCGCCCTACAACCTCGCCTGCCTCGCCGCGCTGGCCGGCGACGCCGGCGGCGCGCTCGCGCTGCTCGGCGAGGCCGCGGACCTCGGCCTCGCCGCACCGCCCCTCCTCGACGACAACGACGACTTCGCGTCGCTGCGGGCGACGCCCGAGTGGACGCAGCTCGCGGCCCGCGTGCAGACCGCCGCGATCGTGCGCCCGCGGCGCTCGTGA